In one window of Eggerthella guodeyinii DNA:
- a CDS encoding desulfoferrodoxin family protein yields the protein MDLKFYKCMHCGNIAIKPFDSGVPLVCCGEQMAELTANTTDAAVEKHVPVVRVDGANVHVEVGSTLHPMTPEHFITFICLVTKNGYQIVELTPEDAPVADFAIAEGDEALKVYEYCNIHGLWVAEV from the coding sequence ATGGATCTCAAGTTCTACAAGTGCATGCATTGCGGCAACATCGCCATCAAGCCGTTCGACTCGGGCGTTCCGCTGGTGTGCTGCGGCGAGCAGATGGCCGAGCTCACCGCCAACACGACCGATGCCGCGGTGGAGAAGCACGTGCCCGTCGTGCGCGTCGACGGCGCGAACGTGCACGTCGAGGTGGGCAGCACGCTGCACCCCATGACCCCGGAGCACTTCATCACGTTCATCTGCCTCGTCACGAAGAACGGCTACCAGATCGTCGAGCTCACGCCCGAGGACGCCCCCGTGGCCGACTTCGCCATCGCCGAGGGCGACGAGGCCCTCAAGGTGTACGAGTACTGCAACATCCACGGCCTCTGGGTCGCCGAGGTGTAG